The Miscanthus floridulus cultivar M001 unplaced genomic scaffold, ASM1932011v1 os_2331_1_2, whole genome shotgun sequence genome has a segment encoding these proteins:
- the LOC136534828 gene encoding cytochrome b-c1 complex subunit 7-like isoform X3, producing the protein MLSKLSAWFVNPRRNPLARLHRNAVASRLRKYRLRYDDLYDPYHDLDIKEALARLPREVVDARNQRLKRAMDLSMKHQYLIDDLQVY; encoded by the exons ATGCTCTCCAAGCTGTCGGCGTGGTTCGTGAACCCGCGGCGGAACCCGCTCGCGCGCCTCCACCGGAACGCCGTCGCGTCCCGCCTCCGCAAATACA GGCTCCGGTACGACGACCTGTATGACCCGTACCATGACCTGGACATCAAGGAGGCGCTGGCGCGGCTGCCGCGGGAGGTAGTGGACGCCCGCAACCAGCGCCTCAAGCGGGCCATGGACCTCTCCATGAAGCACCAGTACCTAATCGACGACCTCCAG
- the LOC136534828 gene encoding cytochrome b-c1 complex subunit 7-like isoform X2, with protein sequence MLSKLSAWFVNPRRNPLARLHRNAVASRLRKYRLRYDDLYDPYHDLDIKEALARLPREVVDARNQRLKRAMDLSMKHQYLIDDLQASCLSLS encoded by the exons ATGCTCTCCAAGCTGTCGGCGTGGTTCGTGAACCCGCGGCGGAACCCGCTCGCGCGCCTCCACCGGAACGCCGTCGCGTCCCGCCTCCGCAAATACA GGCTCCGGTACGACGACCTGTATGACCCGTACCATGACCTGGACATCAAGGAGGCGCTGGCGCGGCTGCCGCGGGAGGTAGTGGACGCCCGCAACCAGCGCCTCAAGCGGGCCATGGACCTCTCCATGAAGCACCAGTACCTAATCGACGACCTCCAG
- the LOC136534827 gene encoding uncharacterized protein isoform X2, translating into MTPSAAAGPSLARPSRSHLWRDGGALQPVSAPHVLLQGRRRCRHRRLTGVVRAAPDAPPVVRAAVSAVTELLRALSPNKNIRDGATQQGDDPVPPSCGSVDDVLAVLQEDYRRAYFLTGDFTPGIYTEDCLFEDPTIKFRGLSRYSQNLDLLVPFFDSPSLELESIEKGLRVETKFVKATWKLRTYLRLPWRPLIAIRGNTTYDLNEDFKVTRHSESWDVSALEAIAQIFISAPEPLEGS; encoded by the exons ATGACGCCAAGCGCAGCCGCCGGGCCGTCCCTGGCCCGGCCATCGCGCAGCCACCTATGGCGCGACGGCGGAGCCCTCCAGCCCGTCTCCGCCCCGCACGTCTTGCTGCAGGGGCGGAGGCGTTGTCGCCACCGGCGCCTCACGGGCGTCGTCCGAGCCGCGCCGGACGCGCCGCCGGTGGTCAGGGCGGCCGTCAGCGCCGTCACCGAGCTCCTCAGAGCCCTTTCCCCAAACAAGAACATCAG GGATGGTGCTACCCAGCAGGGCGACGATCCGGTTCCGCCGTCTTGCGGCAGCGTCGACGACGTGCTCGCCGTGCTCCAAGAAGATTACCGGCGCGCCTACTTCCTCACCG GGGATTTCACTCCGGGAATATACACCGAAGACTGCTTGTTTGAGGATCCGACGATAAAGTTCCGCG GACTCTCTAGGTACTCTCAGAATCTGGACCTGCTGGTGCCGTTCTTCGACAGCCCTTCGCTTGAACTAGAGAGCATTGAGAAG GGTTTGAGGGTTGAAACGAAGTTCGTCAAAGCAACATGGAAACTGAG GACATATTTAAGGCTTCCATGGAGGCCCCTGATCGCGATCAGAGGGAACACAACATATGATCTGAATGAAGATTTCAAG GTGACTCGGCACTCTGAGAGCTGGGACGTCTCTGCGCTTGAGGCCATCGCTCAGATCTTCATCTCGGCCCCGGAGCCGCTGGAAGGCAGCTGA
- the LOC136534827 gene encoding uncharacterized protein isoform X1: protein MTPSAAAGPSLARPSRSHLWRDGGALQPVSAPHVLLQGRRRCRHRRLTGVVRAAPDAPPVVRAAVSAVTELLRALSPNKNIRDGATQQGDDPVPPSCGSVDDVLAVLQEDYRRAYFLTGDFTPGIYTEDCLFEDPTIKFRGLSRYSQNLDLLVPFFDSPSLELESIEKGLRVETKFVKATWKLRTYLRLPWRPLIAIRGNTTYDLNEDFKVAVGKSKPCKITCLLAPLRLMGISNIPIFGSYLVR, encoded by the exons ATGACGCCAAGCGCAGCCGCCGGGCCGTCCCTGGCCCGGCCATCGCGCAGCCACCTATGGCGCGACGGCGGAGCCCTCCAGCCCGTCTCCGCCCCGCACGTCTTGCTGCAGGGGCGGAGGCGTTGTCGCCACCGGCGCCTCACGGGCGTCGTCCGAGCCGCGCCGGACGCGCCGCCGGTGGTCAGGGCGGCCGTCAGCGCCGTCACCGAGCTCCTCAGAGCCCTTTCCCCAAACAAGAACATCAG GGATGGTGCTACCCAGCAGGGCGACGATCCGGTTCCGCCGTCTTGCGGCAGCGTCGACGACGTGCTCGCCGTGCTCCAAGAAGATTACCGGCGCGCCTACTTCCTCACCG GGGATTTCACTCCGGGAATATACACCGAAGACTGCTTGTTTGAGGATCCGACGATAAAGTTCCGCG GACTCTCTAGGTACTCTCAGAATCTGGACCTGCTGGTGCCGTTCTTCGACAGCCCTTCGCTTGAACTAGAGAGCATTGAGAAG GGTTTGAGGGTTGAAACGAAGTTCGTCAAAGCAACATGGAAACTGAG GACATATTTAAGGCTTCCATGGAGGCCCCTGATCGCGATCAGAGGGAACACAACATATGATCTGAATGAAGATTTCAAGGTAGCCGTCGGGAAATCCAAACCGTGCAAAATTACATGCCTCCTTGCTCCTTTACGTCTGATGGGGATTTCAAATATTCCTATATTTGGATCGTATTTGGTCAGGTGA